In Heliomicrobium gestii, the following proteins share a genomic window:
- a CDS encoding helix-turn-helix transcriptional regulator, whose protein sequence is MATLTPESIRIIRTHLGLTQGQLARRSGISTALVSSIEREEKRLLSEVEQRIRSALAINDDTVEEIL, encoded by the coding sequence ATGGCCACGTTAACCCCCGAATCGATCCGCATCATTCGTACCCACCTCGGCCTTACGCAAGGACAGTTGGCCCGTCGATCCGGCATCAGCACCGCACTCGTATCTTCGATTGAGCGTGAGGAAAAACGACTGCTGTCAGAGGTGGAGCAACGTATCCGATCAGCCCTGGCGATCAACGACGACACCGTT